A part of Mustela erminea isolate mMusErm1 chromosome 9, mMusErm1.Pri, whole genome shotgun sequence genomic DNA contains:
- the LOC116600239 gene encoding olfactory receptor 52R1-like, whose amino-acid sequence MMLASENSSSQPVFFILLGIPGLENYQFWTAFPFCAMYVVAIVGNIIVLHIVRTDHTLHEPMYLFLAMLAVTDLALSSSTQPKMLAILWFHAHEIEYHACLIQVFFIHAFSSVESGLLMAMALDRYVAICFPLHHSTVLTPAVVGKLGAAVMMRGLLWVSPFCFMVSRMPFCTNRVIPQSYCEHMAVLKLVCADTRVNRAYGLFVAFSVVGFDIIVISISYVMILRTVLRLPSEEARLKAFGTCASHICVILAFYIPALFTFLTHRFGHHVPRVVHVMFANLYLLVPPMLNPIIYGVRTKQIRDRVIQGCCGKDP is encoded by the coding sequence ATGATGCTGGCTTCAGAGAATAGTTCTTCACAACCTGTGTTCTTCATCCTACTTGGGATCCCAGGACTTGAGAATTACCAATTTTGGACTGCCTTTCCATTTTGTGCCATGTATGTTGTGGCTATAGTTGGCAATATCATTGTTCTTCATATAGTCCGAACTGACCACACGCTGCATGAGCCCATGTACCTGTTCCTAGCCATGCTGGCTGTCACTGACCTGGCCCTGTCCTCTTCCACCCAACCTAAAATGCTGGCTATACTCTGGTTTCATGCTCATGAGATTGAATACCATGCCTGCCTCATCCAGGTGTTCTTCATCCATGCCTTCTCTTCTGTGGAGTCTGGGTTGCTCATGGCTATGGCCTTGGACCGTTATGTGGCTATCTGCTTCCCACTGCACCACTCTACTGTCCTGACCCCAGCTGTGGTGGGAAAACTGGGGGCAGCTGTGATGATGAGAGGGTTGCTGTGGGTGAGTCCCTTCTGCTTCATGGTGTCCAGGATGCCCTTCTGCACCAACCGTGTCATTCCCCAGTCATACTGTGAGCACATGGCTGTGCTAAAGCTGGTGTGTGCAGATACTAGAGTCAATCGTGCATATGGGCTCTTTGTGGCCTTCTCTGTGGTTGGCTTTGACATAATTGTCATTAGTATATCCTATGTGATGATTTTGAGAACTGTTCTGAGGTTGCCCTCTGAGGAGGCCCGACTCAAGGCTTTTGGCACATGTGCTTCCCATATCTGTGTCATCTTGGCTTTTTATATCCCAGCCCTCTTTACCTTCCTCACCCACCGCTTTGGACATCATGTGCCCCGAGTGGTACATGTCATGTTTGCTAATCTCTACCTCCTGGTACCTCCCATGCTCAACCCCATCATCTATGGAGTTAGAACCAAGCAGATCAGGGACAGGGTTATTCAAGGATGTTGTGGAAAAGATCCCTGA